The nucleotide window CTCGGGTCGTGCTCGCGCTCAGGCTCGGGGGCGCCTGGCGGCAGCACCCACTCCAGCGGGAAGCCGTACATCTCGGCCTCCTTCGGCAGCCAGGGGTAGTTCGCACCGTCGAACAGCCCTTCCCGCCGTGGGTCGCCGCCGTTGTGCGGACGGCGGATGACGCGGTGCTCGGGGTCGTAGTTGCCGCACGCAGGATCGACGTAGAGATCGGCGAATCGCAAGGCCCGCGCGGTCCAGCGTTCGGGCGCCGCCATGCACAGGAAGTAGAAGAGCAGCAGGCTCTCGCCCTGGTGGAACCAGTCGTAGCCGCGCTCGTACTCCTCGTGCAGCATGCCGAGCTCGGTGAGCTGGCGGGTGACGCCCTCCCAGTGGCGCTCGGACGCGGTGAGCAGGTCGTCGGCGCCGCCGAGCAGGTACAGCTGGGGCCAGTTGAAGAACGTCTCGTAGAAGTCGTCCACACCGTCCCGCGAGGTCAGCCGGTCGTTGTACAGCAACCGCCCGTCCGGTCCGGTGAAGTCGCGCGCGAACCGGCGCCAGGCGTGGTCGAGCAGGCCGAACAGCTCCCGCTGCGCTATCGCCCAGCCCGGCGGCTCGAGCAGCGGTACCGATGCCGTGATGACGGGATGCATCCGGGGAGATCTCCATTCCAGGGGCGCTCCAGAGCGCGCTGCGCTGCGGCCCTCGGGCGGGTGGGCGGCGGGCCGGTCAGCCCTTCGTCGCGCCGGCGAGCATTCCGGCGACCAGGAAGCGCTGCGAGAAGAGGAAGACGACGAGCACCGGGATGATCGCCAGCAGGGTGGCCAGCGCGAGCTCGGGACGCTCGACCGCGAGAGTGCCGGCGGTCGGGTTGAACTGCGGGACGTTGCTGAGCAGCGTGCCCAGCCCAACCTGGACCGGGAACTGGTCGCTTTCGGGCAGCAGAACATAGGGCAGGAAGTAGTTGGTCCAGTTCGCTACGAAGCTGAAGAAGCCGACCAGGGCGATGACCGGTGCGGCCAGCGGGAGCGCGATACGGCGGAACGCGCCGAACTCCGAGCAGCCGTCGATCCTCGCGGCGGCCAGCAGTTCCTTCGGCACCGCGGTGCTGAAGTAGATGTAGGTCAGGTACACCCCGAAGGGGTAGAAGGAGTACGGCAGGACGACGGACCACGTCGAGCCGACCAGGTGCACCGCGTTGATCTCCAGGAAGAGCGGCACCACCAGCGTCGCGTTCGGCATCAGCATCACGACGAGGGTCGCCACCAGCAGCGGGCGCCGGCCGCGGAACTCCGTCATCGCCAGCGCGTACCCGGCGGGGATCGTCACGGCCAAAGTGATCACGAGGGCCAGGGAGGAGTACACCGCGGAGTTGCGCAGCCACAGGAAGATGGCGTCGCTCTGGTACGCGGTCAGCGCGTCCCAGTTGTGCCGCAGCGCGCTCCAGGACCCGAAGGAGAGCGGATTGCCGCGTACGAGCTGGTCGTCGGTCTTGGTGGCGGCCAGCACGAGCCACAGCACCGGGACCGCGAAGAAGAGCAGGAACGCGGTGAGCACCAGGGCGCGTACCGGGCTGGGCATTCGCTGACGGGTGGTGCGCCGCGGCCGGCTCACCGGCGTCCGTGCGGCGCCTTCATGGATGCGGGCGGTCGGCCGCCGGGTGTCAGCCGGCATCGAAGAACCCCGACTTGACGACGAACACGACCGCGACCGCGAGGGTGACCACCAGCAGCACGACGGAGACGGCCGCGGCGGTGCCCAGGTCGTTGTTCTGGAAGGCGAAGTCGTAGGAGAGCTGGTTCAGCGAGTAGTCCCGGCCGGCCACCCCGTTGCTCGCCTGCGACAGCAGCTGGGGTTCGACGAACAGCTGGGCGCCCACGGCGAAGGCGAGGATCACCATGTAGACGATCCACTTGCGGAGCAGGGGGATCTGGACGCGCCGGGCGATCTGCCAGGGCCCCGCCCCGTCGATCCGCGCCGCCTCCATCAGCTCCGGGGAGATGTTGTTCAGCGCCCCGTACATCACCACGATCCAGCCGCCCGCACCGGTCCAGAACGCGATGGCGGTGAGCACGAACGGCAGGTGCCCGGGCGCGATGACCTGGCCGAAGGTGTCGAGGCCGAGGGCGCGCAGCAGGAATCCGGCCGGGCTCACCGTCGGGTCGAGCATGAACAGCCAGACCATCACGCTGGCCGCCCCGGCCAGTGCGCCGGGGAGGTAGTAGAGAAAGCGGAGGGCCTTGCCGACCCCGCGTGCGGCAAGGTTGTGCAGCAACAGCGCGAGCCCGACGACGAGCACCACGAGCGAGACCAGCCAGAAGAGGAGGTAGAGCGCCACGTGGGCGGCGGCCGAGGCGAACCGGA belongs to Actinoallomurus bryophytorum and includes:
- a CDS encoding carbohydrate ABC transporter permease; its protein translation is MSILTIRGGRAGTHAARRRWWPGRAGHGFVAPYVVLLIAFGVVPTGYAIDFAFTDASGRFAGLSNFTAAAADFRFASAAAHVALYLLFWLVSLVVLVVGLALLLHNLAARGVGKALRFLYYLPGALAGAASVMVWLFMLDPTVSPAGFLLRALGLDTFGQVIAPGHLPFVLTAIAFWTGAGGWIVVMYGALNNISPELMEAARIDGAGPWQIARRVQIPLLRKWIVYMVILAFAVGAQLFVEPQLLSQASNGVAGRDYSLNQLSYDFAFQNNDLGTAAAVSVVLLVVTLAVAVVFVVKSGFFDAG
- a CDS encoding carbohydrate ABC transporter permease; translated protein: MPADTRRPTARIHEGAARTPVSRPRRTTRQRMPSPVRALVLTAFLLFFAVPVLWLVLAATKTDDQLVRGNPLSFGSWSALRHNWDALTAYQSDAIFLWLRNSAVYSSLALVITLAVTIPAGYALAMTEFRGRRPLLVATLVVMLMPNATLVVPLFLEINAVHLVGSTWSVVLPYSFYPFGVYLTYIYFSTAVPKELLAAARIDGCSEFGAFRRIALPLAAPVIALVGFFSFVANWTNYFLPYVLLPESDQFPVQVGLGTLLSNVPQFNPTAGTLAVERPELALATLLAIIPVLVVFLFSQRFLVAGMLAGATKG